Genomic window (Gelria sp. Kuro-4):
TAAGTAATCCTCAAGCTGCTTTGTGTCGTTAAACAGGTAAGGGACACTAATGGCTGTAAACCTGGGCTCGAAATTAGCGTAAAGGGAAGTGGATAGAACCAGCATGTCGAGCGAACCCGCGCCCAATTGCTTCACAGCCGCAGCCGGATCGCCGCCGTAAAGGCTTCCGTTGGGCGAGACTTTAATTTCAATACTGCCGTTGCTTTTTTCACCAACAGCCTTGGCAAACTCTTTCGCGGCCACAGTGATTGAGGAGCTATCCGGGTCGGGTGTAGCCAGATTCATTACCACTTTCTTCGCCGCCTGCCCGCCCTGTGTGCCCCCGCCGGTCGGCGCCGGCTGGCTGCACCCAGCTAACAGGAAGAGCGCGAGGACGGCCACCAGGATCCGCTTCACCATTTCGCCGAAACCCCCTTCTTCTTTTCCGGACCTTTCGTCCAGGTCTATGTTTCTTAATTCGCCGTTAACATTCTAATTCCTTCATATTTGTTCACTTGTAGTCATTGATATTTCCTTATCAATCTATATGCGTCAATATCGTTCATCTTGGTTATAATTCCAGGCGGCACAGGGATAAGGGCTTGATATGCCCAACAAAGGGAAAATCCCGGCTCCCAAGGCCGGGGCCGGGCTGCAGGTGATGCGAGGCCAAACCCGTAATAGGCTTCATCAAACCTGCTTAAACGTCAGCGTATCCGCCGGGTAGTCGAGGAGGGAGGCGAGTTCGTCGTCGAGGCGCAGGAGGGAGACGGAGCAACCGGCCATCTCCATGGAGGTGGCGAACTCGCCGACGTAGCTGCGGTGGATCTTGATGCCGTGCGCCTTGAGGTAATCGGCCACGGCCCGCCCGACAATGTAAAGCTCCATGAGGGGTGTGGCACCCAGGCCGTTGATGAGGACGGCCACCGTCTCACCGCCCTTTAAGGGGAAGTCCGCGGCCGCTTTGCTCACGAGAAGCTCGGCCACTTCGTTCGCCGGGCGCAGCTTGGTGCGCTCGATGCCGGGTTCACCGTGGAGGCCCATGCCGATTTCCATCTCGTCCTCGCCGATGCTGAAGGTTGGCGCGCCCTTGGCCGGCACGGTGCAGGAGGTGAGCGCCATGCCCATGCTCCTGAGGTTCTCAGCGGCCTTTTTCCCGAGCGCCAGCACCCGCTCGAAGGGCATCAGCCGCGCGGCAGCCGCGCCGGCGATCTTCTGGACGAAGAAGTTGCCGGCGATGCCCCGGCGCCCTACCGTGTAGGTGCTGTTTTCCACCGCCACGTCGTCGTTGACCACGATGGTGTCGACCTTCATCCCTTCGGCCCGGGCCATCTCCTGGGCCATGTCGAAGTTTAAAATGTCGCCGGTGTAGTTGTTGTAAATCTGGATAACACCTGCGCCCCCGTCCACCGCCTTGAGGGCGGCCAGGATGTGGTCGGGGGTGGGCGAGGTGAAGACGTCGCCCTGCACGCCCGCGTCCATCATGCCCGGGCCGACGCAGCCCCAGAAGGCCGGTTCGTGGCCGCTCCCCCCGCCGGCGATAAGGCCTACTTTGCCCGCCACGGGGGCGTCGCGCCGCACGAGAACATAAAAGTCCGGGAGCTTACGGACCCGTTCGGGATGCAGGCGCTCAATTCCCTCCAGCGTTTCCGTTACCACGTCCTCAACCCGGTTAATTAGCTTCTTCATACCTATTCCTCCCCTCCCGCCGGTTATCTCTAGTTATTATACTATATAAAACTGGTAATTACGACTCTTTTGGCCACTCTAAATTCAGTACGGTCGGCAGGAAAAGAAACAGCGCCGGAGGGCGGCCGCCCGGGCGGCACGCAGATCAGCACAGGCTTGTCGTTGCCGGCTTATAGGGTCGGAACGGGTGAAACATTGCCACTAAGTCCATGCAGATGTGGTACAATATTACCAACAAGGCACGGGAACCGGCCGACTAACCGACCGAGAAAGGGGGACGATCTCATGCCTGAAAGAAGTGGTGATTGGTTCCGGCAGGCGGAGGCCGACCTGCGGCACGCCCATAATTCCCTGGCCAGCGGGGACTACGAGTGGGCCTGTTTCGCCGCTCAGCAGGCCGCGGAAAAAGCAGTGAAGGCCCTTTTCCAAAGCCTTCACCTGGACGCATGGGGCCACACTGTGAGCCTTCTGCTCGCCAATCTCCCCCAGGGACAAGCGGTACCGCAGGACCTCCTGGACAAGGCCAAGGTGCTTGACAAGCACTACATCCCCGCGCGTTACCCGAACGGCTTTGAGAGCGGTGCCCCGACCGATTTCTACACGCGGCCGGAAGCAGAACAGGCCGTCCGAATCGCAGGTGAGATCATTGCCTTCTGTAAAGATCATCGCGGCGAATGAGCCCGAAGTAAGACGGGCTCTGCGTCAGTACGTGGCGAGCTTAAAGAAAAGGCAGGAAGTAAAGGCAGTCTACCTCTGTGGTTCCTGGGCCAGAGGGCGTCATTCCCCTTACAGTGATGTCGATCTGCTCGTTCTCCTCAGCGCAGGGGACCAGCGGCGGCCGTTCGACCGGGTTCCAGACTACCTACCCGCGCGTTTTCCTGTGAGTCTCGACCTGTTCATTTACACCAAGGAAGAGCTGGCGCGTAATGAGTTCGCCCAAAACCTCCTGGCTACCGGCATCCCCTTGTAAAAGGGGTTTTGTTTTGCTCTACTCGTTCAGGCTCTGCTCGAAGGTCCCCCACACCACCGGCCGGCCTTCGTCCACCATAAGCCGGCCGCGGGCCCAAACCTGGTGGAGGGTAAGTTCCGGCGTTAGCACGGCCAAATCCGCATCCGCACCCACCTGTATGCCGCCCTTCTGCGGCCAGAGCCGGAGCAGGCGGGCCACGTTGCGGGTGAGCACCTGCGCGGCCTGCTCCAGCGGGAGCCCTTCTTTTTGCACCAGGTCGCACAGCTCACCAAGCAGGGAGTCTTCTTTACCGACGAGGAGCCCTCGCAACTGCCCGTGAGAATCGAAATCGGGCGCGCTGCCGAAACCGTCAGAGCTCATGGTGATGTGTTCCAGCGGCACGCCTTTCGCCAGCGCCTGCGCAACGGCCTGGCTGGGCTTGATGGCCGCCGGCACCGCCCTGGTGGGCACGATGCTGGAGGTGATGTCCAGAAAGCCGCCCCGCTTGCCCCACCGCAACGCGTCTTCGAACAGCCAAGGGTTACGGTTGACGTGGGTGGGAACAAATTGCGTAAGGGGGATTTCCGATTCATCGACGATGTGAAAGAGCAGCTTCAGCCCGCCCCGCCCGTCGCCCAGGTGCAGGTGCACCACCCCGGCCTTGCCGCTCAGCATCCCCCCGACGCGCGCTTCGGCGGCCAGCTTCTCAATCTCCTCCGGCCGTGGCTCGGACGAGCGGTGATCCGAGATGGCTATCTCCCCCGTCCCGATCACCTTATCGACGAGCACCAGGTCCGAACGCACGCTGCCGGTGAGGGTGCGCGTGGGCACCTCGTAGGCGCCGGTGTAAATGTAGGTGCTGATGCCTTCCGCTTCCAGGCCGCGCGCCTTGGCCAGGAGCCCCGCCATGTGCCGGGTGACACCGTCGGTGCCGAGAAGCCCCACCACCGTCGTCACGCCACAGCGCGTGATGGCGGAAAGCTCCGCCTCGGGGGTACGCGTGGCGAAGCCCCCCTCGCCACCCCCGCCGGCGATGTGAACATGCTGGTCGATGAAGCCCGGGAGCAGGTAATAACCGGAAAGGTCAACCTCAGCTGCCTGCCATCCCGCCGGAACCTCCAGTTCCGGGCCGAGGGCAGCGATGCGCTCGCCCGCCACCAGGACGTCCTGCCGGCCCAGGTCTTCCGGCGCAAAGACCCTGGCTCCCCTGAGAAGCGTGAAGAATGGCTTTCCCGTCACAGCACTACCCGCCTTTCTCTCCGGCGCACCGCCTCAGCGCCCCTAGCCTTCCACCGGACGGCACAGCGCATGCGCCGCTTTCCTGCTTGCCGCCGCTGGTCGGTGAAAAGTAAAAGCCGTTCAGGAAGCAGCCGAAAAGGGAATGCCGGTCCGGATGGCGAACTAAGCTCAGAATTCGTTTACCGGAGTGAGTTACGTGACGGCCAGGACTAAAATGCTGCTGGGCGGCATCATCTCTGTAGCGCTCAGCGCCGGTTCCCTCGCTTACATCTTCTTTCGCCTGCCGGGCGAAACCTTTCCCCTCACCTCAAGACTCATCCGCTGGAGCAGCATCCTGGCAGCTCTTTCCCTGCTCATCCTGGCCTGGCTCTGCGACGCGCTGCGCCTTAAGTTCCTGGCACGCGCCCTCAATAAAGGGCTGCCGCTTGCCACCGGGCTCAGGGCGATCCTGGCGGGGAACTTCGTCACCCTGGTGACACCTTTTCTTTTCGGCGGTGCTCCAGCCGTGGCGTACATCTTGACCCAAGCTGACCTCACCTGGACAGAGGCCAGTGCTGTTGTGGCTGCCGGCGGTTGGGTCGCCCAGGGAGCGCTGGCGGCGCTTTCACTGCTCGCCCTGCTCACCCTGCGCCTGCTGCGGCTTTCCCTGCCGTTGTCCGCTCTCTTTCTTGCCGGCATTGCCACCCACATCCTCGTCCTGGCGACAGCCGGATTCCTTGTCCTGCGACCGGAGCTGGCCGAACTTGTGCTGCGTTTCGTGCCTGGGCGCCTGCGCCCGCAGGCGCAGCGCGCCCTTCGACGGTTTCAAGCCCATATGGAACAGCTGTTTACGGCAAGTCCACGCTGGCTGTTTCTCTCCTTCGGCTGCGCCGCATTCTACTTTCTCCTCTTTTTCGCCATCGCGCCGGCCCTCCTGTCCCCCCGGGCGCCCACCTTGAGCTGGCCAGCCCTGGCGGCCTTCCAGGACGCGGCGTACCTGGCGGCCGCCTTTGCCCCCACCCCGGGGGGAAGCGGGGCCAGCGAGTTCGGCATCCTCTACATCTTCCGCCGAGTGCTGCCGCTCCCGCTGGTTAAGGAGTACGTCCTCTGGTGGCGCCTTCTGACTTTTTACCTCAACCTGCTCGCCGGCGGCATCGCCCTCAGCCTCAGCACCTGGCGGCTTTTCACCCGGCCGGAAAGCGGCGGGCACACTTAAAGGGACTGGTTCCAGCGACCAGTGCCCTTTTCTTGCTTCCGGCCTTACGCGACGCGATGCGCCAGCGCCAGGGCCAGGATCTTGGTACCAGTGAGCAGGGCCTCGGTGGCAAAACTCATGTGCGGGTCGTGCAGCCCCGGCGTGGCATCCGCGCCCAGGGCCAGGAAAGCCGTCTTGAGGCTGCGGTCGGCCATCTTGAACTCGTGGAAGTCGTCGCTCCCCGGGCTGTGGATGGGCTCCAGCAGCCCCTCCGGGCCGAGGACTGCTTCAATGGCCCTCGCCAGGTTGGCGACGGCTTCCTGGTCGTACTCGGCCGCCGGCACAGAACCGAGGACGTTAAACTCGGCCGTTCCACCCACCGCGGCGGCGCCGCCGGCGCAGGCCGCCTTCACCTTGGCTGCAATCTCCTCCATCAAGGCGTTTGTCTCGGCACGCAGGTCCAAGGTAAAGACCACCTTATCAGGGATGATGTTGCTCGCCACCCCACCGCCGGCGATCTTTGTAACCTTGGCCGACCACTGCTGGGCCGGGTTGGCCCAAAGCGAGTTGATGCCCAGGATGGCGAGCGCCGCGCCGTCGATGGCGTTCACGCCCAGGTGCGGCCGCGCCCCGTGTGCCGCCCGTCCCTTGATGGTAACCTCTGCTACCGTGCTGCCGCCGTGCCAGAGCGCCGGTGCCGCCTGGCCGAGCCGCGCCTCTTGAATGGGACGGATGTGCACGCCGTAGAGCTCGTCCAGCCCTTGGCCGGCCCCGGCCGCCACCATGTTCTTGGCCCCCACCAGGCGCTCTTCCGCCGGCTGGAAGATCACGCGCACCCGGCCGCGTTTAACCAGTCCCAGTTCCTTAAGGATCTTAAGGGTCCAGAGCCCCATGGTAGAGTGGGCATCGTGCCCGCAGGCATGCAGGTAGTACGTCTCGCCGGCCTCATTCTTGAAAGGCAAGGCATCCATGTCGGCCCTCAGGCCCACGCTCGGGCCGGGCTCCGCTCCCGCCACCTCGGCGGTAAAGCCCGTCTCCGTAAGCTCCCGGACAGCGATGCCGGCCTCTGCCAGCCTGGCCTTGAGGTAAGCGGCGGTCTTGTGCTCCTCCAGACCCCACTCCGGCAGGCCGTGCAGGTCGTGAAACGTCTTGAGAATCTCTGCACGGTATGCCTCGACAGCTCTCGCAATGGCTGCGTTCATGCGCAGCGCCTCCTTTGACTTAGACTCTTGTCTCTTTTCGCCGTCTACGGAGCATTCCCTGCCACTCGCCAGCTGCTGACGATCCAAGAGCATTTAACAGGGTGCTGGCATCCGAGCCGGCTTTTCGAGGTGTGGATCAGAAGAAGATAAGAATGGCCCGCATTACCCACATGGAGAGGAGAGCGTTAAGGATGGAAATCGCCATGATGTGCGGGTAGTAGCGCGTGTTGACCTCCGCCGTACCCAGGCAGCGGCCCAAGTACTGGATAAGAGAACCCATGAGGTAGATGGCGGGCATGAGCACGGTGATGTCGGCCGCACTCAGGGTTTCGGCCGTGTAGAGGCCAGCCGCCACGCCGACGCCCCCGCCCATGCTCATAAAGGCCGCCAGCAGCACCGCCGCCGCCTGCCCCGGCAGCCCCCAGAGGGCCATGATAGGTGCGAAAACCTTGCCCAAGAGGTCTAGGAGGCCAGTGACATTGAGGGCCCGAATGATGACGAAGGCCATGATCACGTTGGGCATCATGTTGGTGGTGGCAATGGTGAAACCACGTCGCGCTCCATTTACGAACATGTCAAGGACGTTCTGTTTGCTCGGCACCGCTTGCGCTGTGGCCATGCTTTTCTCCTCCTACTTCACTGCCTGGGGCATCCCGGCAGCGGTTTTTTTCTGCGTTGCCTTGATGTAGATGCGCAGCAGGTTGGCGCCCAAGACCTTGAAAACCATCATCACTACAAAGGGCACAATGATGGGCGTCAGCATGATGCTGAAAAGCGCCGCCGCGGACGAGAAGTAGTTGGTGATGGGCGCATCAGCGCTGATTTGGAACATGGAGAAGACGGTCCGCTCGTCGTCAGTGATCTGGCCGTTCTGGTACAGTTCCTTGGTCATCCCAGCGCCGGCGTCGGTGCTCTGCAGACTGGCGATAAGGGCCAGACCGCAGATACCCGGGATACCGATGACCGGCTTAAGAAGCGGGGTCATCAGCTTCTGCGCCGCCCGCAGGCCGCCGAGGCCTTCCACCACAGACACCACACCCAGAGCCAGGATCACCGCCGGCATCAGCTCCAGGGCAAACATAAAGCCGTCGCGCGCGCCAGACCCTCCCGCGCCGCGGAAAGTGAAAGCTGTTTTCGCCCCGTCGAGGGCGATTTTTCCATAGGAACCGTTAAGCACAGTAAAGTCGAGGACCTTCAGCCAGCCTTGGCTGGAAGCAAAAATCCCCGAGAAGAAAAGAATAGCAAAAATAAGCGCGGCGTAGGCAACCCAAGTAACATTATCCGATTGACCCGCTTGCAGCTTTTTCTCTTCCATTTACCGGTACTCCTCCTCTGATCAGCACGTTGCCTTATCCTCTCTGCAACTCACCACCGGCGCCGATGGAACCGACCGGCTTCAGCGCGTCGGGGGCAGCGTGTTGGAAAGCTGGTACGCGGCCTCGCCGAGCAACTTCACACCCAGGGGCAGCACCTCTTCGTTGATATCAAAACGGGAATTGTGGTGCCCGGCCGCGATTTCCGTACCCAGGATAATGTAGGTGGCCTGACCACCGCGCTCTTGGACACGGGCCATAAAATAGCTGTAGTCCTCGCTGCCGCCGGCCGGGCCGAACTCGGCCACCTCGGTCACTCCGGGAACGGTCTTGGCGATGGCGGCCAGCTTCTGGGCCAACTGAGCGCTGGCCTCGCCGCTGAGCGCTGCGCCCGCTTGCTTTACGTCCACCTCGACAGCGTGCATCATCGCCGCTCCTTGCAAGATCCTATGGGCGCGTTCGCGCACAAAATCGTTGAGTTCGGTGGTGGCGCCTCGCGTCTCAATCTTCATTTCCGCGCGGCCGGGGATCACGTTGCGACCGCTTCCCGCCACTAAGGTGCCCACGTTGATGCGGGTGGCGCCCTGGCTGTGGCGGGAGATGGCGTGCAGGTTCAAGGCCGCCGTGGCCGCGGCCAGGAGGGCGTTGTGCCCCGCCTCCGGCTCTCCGCCCGCATGGGCCGGTACGCCGGTGAAGGTAACATCAAGCTTGGTGGTGGCGAGGAACCCCCGGCCGCCGCACACCACTTGGCCCACCTTCCGGCGCGAGATGCCCACGTGAATACCCAGCATGTAGTCCACGTCGTCCACCACCCCGGCCTCTACCATGGCCCGGGCGCCGCGCACCCCCTCTTCCGCCGGCTGAAACACGAGTTTAATCCGGCCCTTGAGCTCGTCTTTAATGGCCATGAGCACCTCAGCCAGCCCTAAGCCAATGGTGGTGTGTGCATCGTGCCCGCAGGCGTGCATGGCGCCCGGGTTTTCGGAGACAAATCCCTCGGCGAACGGCCGGTGAGTCGCTTCGCGCGCCTCGTCCACATCGTTGGCGTCCATGTCGAAGCGGAACCCCAGGGTCGGCCCCGGCCGGCCGGTATCCAGGACGGCCACGACGCCGGTCTTACCGCCCTCCATGCGGGCCACAATCTCCGGGTCGGCTCCTTGCTCCAGCGCCTGCTGCTGCCGCCGGGCGAGCTCTTCCGGACCCGGCACGCCCATCATCGCTTCTTCTTTGATCACTTCGCCGCCGTAGTACACCTCGTAGCCCAGTTCCTGCAGCTTTTTCACCACCAGGCCGGCCGTTCGAAACTCCGTCCAACCCGGTTCGGGGTAGCGGTGCAGATCCCGCCGCAGCGCCACCAACCGCTCTTTAAGTCCCGCTGCCAGTTCTGCGATCCCAGGATGCATGTTCAAACCTCCTTAAGTCCGCCGCTGACCTTATTGTGCCCAACCGGCCCCAGCCGGCACTGCGAGGAGCCCCCGCTTCGCCCCTGCGGCGCTCGGCTCCTCTCCCTATATTCGTTTCGGCCGGGCTTACTCCTCCAAGACAGGCTGTGCTTAGAGGGGCAGGAGCACGCGTTGCGCCTTTTTCCTTCAAACGCGGACAAAAAAAAGACCAGCTGTTCCCTCCAACACCTGGTCTTGGTCCTGGCTACCTTGCGCGCCTTTACTTATCCCAGTGTCGCTTCATGAGGTCAATGAGGTCCAGCCATTCGGCGTAGCGGCGGCGGTAGGCGGCGGAAGCGGCCGGGTTGGGCTGGAAGGCGGCGCGGATCTTCACCGCTTCCTTGAAGGCCGTGGCGTAGTCCGGGAAGATCCCGGCGCCGACGCCGGCGGCGAGGGCCACGCCCAGGGCACCGATCTCGGTCGCGGCCACCACCTCCACCGGCACCTCGAGCACGTCGGCAAACATCTGGCTCCAGACGTCGCTCTTGGCGCCGCCGCCCGAAAGGCGCGCCTTTTTGATCTCGCAGCCGGCGGAGCGCAGGCGGTCGATGTGCCACTTGTGGATGAAGGTGATGCCCTCATACACGGCCCGCGCCAGGTCGGCAAAGGTGTGCCCCTGCGCGATGTTGAAGAAGCCGGCGCGGCCGCGCGGGTGCACATTGGGGCTACCCAGGAAAGGGTGGTAGATCACGCCGGTGCCGCCGGGGGGCAGCGAGGCCACGGCCGCGTTGATGACGTCGAACTTGGAGATGCCGCGCTTTTGCGCCTCCAGCACGGCACCGCCGCCCAGCTGGTTGACAAACCACTCCAGGTTGATGGCGGAGGTGGCGCTTCCTTCCAGCACCAGCACCTTCCCCGGCAGGGCGAAGTGCATGTTCATGATGACATTGGTGGCCGGCTCGTCGGTGATCACCTCGTTAATGGACCAGGTGCCGGCCACCACCGCAGCCACACCCGGGTCGATGGCGCCCGAGCCCACGGCGCAGGCGGCCACGTCCATCATCCCGGCTGAACAGGGGGTGCCGGGTGCGAGACCGGTGCGCTCCGCCGCCGCCGGCAGCACGTGCCCGACGATGTCGTGGCCGGCCACGGCCAGGCGCGGCAGCTTGCTGTACATCTCGGGAATACCGTAGAGCTCCATGAGACGGCGCGAGTAGGTGCCGGCCCTAAAGTGAAGGAGCCCGTTGCCGCTCATGTCGTTGAGCTCGGAGACCAACTCACCCGTGAGTTTGAACCGGATCAGGTCTTTGCACATGAGGACGCCGGCGATGCGCCGGTAAGCCTCGGGCTCGTTCTCTTTGATCCACCGAAGGAGCGGTCCCGGCTGGCCGGGGTAGGGCTGGCCCAGGGTGATGGCGCTGATTTCGCTGTAGCGCCCGCTCTTTTTGTAGTCCTCGATGATATCCACGGCGCGGGCGTCCTGCGAGCCGATGCCGCGCCGCACCAGGCTGCCTTCTTCGTCCACCGCGTAGAGCCCGTTGCCGTGGCCGGTGAAGCCCACAGCGGCGATGTCTTTCGGATCGACGCCGGACTTGGCGATCACCTCGCGGATGCAGTCCGCGGTATTCTGCCAGAGCCGCTCGGCGTCGCCCTCCACCCAGGTGGGTTCGGGGTTTACCACCTCGTAGCGGCGGGCGGCCACGGCTGCCTCGCGGCCGGCGAGGTCAAAGAGCGCGACCTTGGAGTTGGTGAGGCCGTCGTCGATACCCATGAGGTACTCAGCCATCCTTCTCCCCTCCCGGGTTAGCATTTGCCTATGGGCGTTGGAGCTGCAATACACAGCTTGGGACTTAAAACGCTAAATGCCCAGTGCTGAACGCTCTAAATGGCACCCTGCCCCGGTTCACCCACGGCCGGGGTTCTTCGCCGCGAAAGAGCTTGGCAAGCTCGCGCGCCAGCCGGTGCGGAGCCTTGGCCAGGGCATCGCGGGTGGTGCCGGCCATGTGGGTGGTGATGGTGCAGTTGTCCAGGGTAACCAGCGGGTAGTCCTTGCCGGGCGGCTCTCGGTCGAAGACGTCGAGCGCCGCCCCACCGATCTTCCGGTCGCGCAGGGCTTGATAGAGGGCGTCTTCGTCCACCAGCCCCGAGCGCGCGGTGTTGACGAGAATGGCGGTGGGCTTCATGAGGGCGAGCTCCCGCGCCCCGAGCATGTGCTCGTTTTCCTCCGTGAGGCGCGCGTGAATCGTGACGAAGTCGGACTCCTTAAGCAGCGTGTCAAGGTCGGTGAGGGTGACGTTCAGCGCCGCCGCTGCCTCCGGTCCAGCATACGGGTCGTAGGCCAGGAGGCGCACCTCGAAGCCGGAGAGCTTGCGCGCCACCAGCTGCCCGATCCGGCCGAAGCCGATAATGCCCACCGTCCGGCCCGGCAGGTCCGGCGAGTAGGGTAGGTTGATGAAGTCGCGGCGCCACTCGCCCTGCTTTAAGGCCATGTGGCTGCGGGCGATGTTGCGCGCCTCCGCCAGCAGCATGCCGACGGCGTAGTCGGAAACGGCGTCGGCGTTGCGCCCCGGGTTGTTGAAGAACATGATGCCCTTTTCGGTCAGGTAGTCGGCGGCCACGTTCTCGTAGCCGGCGCGCAAGCTGCCCACCGCTTTAAGTTTCCGGCCGGCGTCGATGAGCCGCCGTCCCAGGGGAAGAAACTGCATGATGAGTACATCGGCATCCGCGATTAACGGGAAGATGTCCGCGGGCGGCGGCACCGCCTCCGGCCCTTCCTCCTCCAGCCTGCGGTTGAGATACTGCAGCCTTTCCATGCTGCCCTGCAGCCAGTCGTAGGTCACCAGTTCACAGCCGTACCCGCGCCAGGGGGCGAAACCGTCCAGCAACAGGTCAGAACCGATGTAGTCGTCGCCCACCAAAAGAACTTTCATCTTTGCCACCTCTTGTAAGTTTCGGCCAAGTTGTAGTTACCCCGGCCACGCCGGGGCGGCGGCTTGGGGGGCAACCAGGCGGGTTGCCCCCACCGCAGCAGTGCGGGGTCGCCTCTGACGGCTGAGTGCCCAATGCTAAACGCCAATCAGGCCTTGCCGGCCGACCCGCAGAGCTCGATCTTGCGGCGCACCACGTCTTTCATCAGCTCCAGCGGCTTTTCGTAGATGTACATGGGCCACGGCGCCCGCCGCTCGTTGGTGGCGAGAAATTCCTTCAGGCCGTCCACGAGGGCGACGCAGAGCTCCGAGAAGATGTTAAGCTTGGCGATGCCGTGGGCGATGGCATCCTTTACCTGCTCGTCCGGCGTGCCGGAGCCGCCGTGCAGCACCAGCGGCACCTTGGAGACGGCGTTGATGGCCTGAAGGCGCGGGATGTCGAGCTTGGGCGCTGCGGTATAGATTCCGTGGGCCGTGCCGACGGCCACCGCCAGGGCGTCCACCGCCGTATCGGCCACGAAGCGGTCGACGTCCGCCGGGTCTGTCAAATGCCCTTCGTCCTCGCCTTCGCCGGCATAAACCTCGGCCTTGCCCACGTGGCCCAGTTCCGCCTCAATGGTTACACCCCTCGGCCGGGCGTAGGCCACAACCTTCTTGGTGAGCGCCACATTCTCGGCGTAAGGCAGCGAGGAGCCGTCGATCATCACGGAGGAGAAGCCGGCATCCACCGCCTGCTGGCAGAGCTCAAAGCTGGGGCTGTGGTCCAGGTGCAGAGCCACCGGCACGGAAACCTGCCCGGCGGCGGTGCGCACCAGGCTCACCAGGTAGGGCATCGCCGCCTCGGCATCCGGCGGCACCACCATGCAGATAACCGGCGACCGCATTTCCTCGGCCACCTCGGCCACTGCCCGCACGAACTCCAGGTTGCTCACGTCGAAGGCCGGCACGGCGTATTTACCCGCCCGCGCCTTCTCCAGCAGGTCCTTCATGGGTACCAGAGCCAATTTCATTACCTCCTTACGTTGGCAACGCAATCTTCCCGTCTGCCGTCAGCGCATCAGCATGCCGCCGGAGATATCGATTGTCGCGCCGGTCATGTAGCTGTTGCGCTCGGACACCAGGAACAGCACCAGGTCGGCAATCTCCTCCGGCGCGGCGATGCGGCCGATGGGGATGCGGGACAGGTAGCGGCCCGGGTCCTTCAGCACCGGCGCCGTCATGTCGGTGTAGACCATACCGGGGGCCACGGCATTTACCTGAATGCCCTCCTTCGCCACCTCGCGCGCCAGCGAAACAGTAAAGGCCACCACCCCCGCCTTGGAAGAGGCGTAGTGGGCATGCCCGGTGGTGGAGCCGCGGAAGGCGGCCTGCGAGGTGAAGTTGACGATCTTCCCCGGCGCCCGGCGCTCCAGGAGATGCCGTACCAGCCACTGGTTGGTAAGAAAGACTCCGGTGAGGTTTACGTCCAGGGTGCGCCGCCAGTCTTCCTCTTTAATGTCCACCACCTTACCCGTGGGCCAGATGCCGGCGGTGTGCACCAGGATGTCCACCGGTCCCAGGTTGCCCACCACCTGGCGGAACATGGCGTCCACTGCAGCCGCCTGGGAGACGTCGCCCTGCACCGCCAGAGCCGTACCGCCTTGCGCGCTGATCTCGCGCACCACATCCTCGGCCGCCTGGGGCGACTTGGCGTAGTTTACCGCCACCTTTGCCCCTTCGCGGCCCAGGGCCAGGGCCACCGCGCGGCCCATGCCGCGCGACCCGCCCGCCACCACGGCCACTTTCCCCTCAAGCCCCAAGTCCATGTGCCATCGTCTCCTTTCCCAGCCCCTACGCCTCCGGTGCCAGGATCACTTTGAGCGCGGCGCCGCTACGCGCGAGTTCAAAGCCCTCCCGGTACTTAGAAAGCGGCAGCACCTTCGTCACCAGGCGCTCGGCGTCCAGCCGCCCGGCCGCCATCAGGTCCAGGAT
Coding sequences:
- a CDS encoding SDR family NAD(P)-dependent oxidoreductase, whose translation is MDLGLEGKVAVVAGGSRGMGRAVALALGREGAKVAVNYAKSPQAAEDVVREISAQGGTALAVQGDVSQAAAVDAMFRQVVGNLGPVDILVHTAGIWPTGKVVDIKEEDWRRTLDVNLTGVFLTNQWLVRHLLERRAPGKIVNFTSQAAFRGSTTGHAHYASSKAGVVAFTVSLAREVAKEGIQVNAVAPGMVYTDMTAPVLKDPGRYLSRIPIGRIAAPEEIADLVLFLVSERNSYMTGATIDISGGMLMR